The following proteins are co-located in the Candidatus Methanogranum gryphiswaldense genome:
- a CDS encoding HesA/MoeB/ThiF family protein produces the protein MSSRYDRQLPLVGEEGMKRITNATVGVIGCGGLGTHVITALSSAGIGKLVIFDGDSPDITNLNRQFVYHEGQNGKKADIMRYWIMSVNPSVKVEVHAELLTDSNASMLSECDILVDCLDNMESRKVLNRYAVKSGKTLIHGGVASMCGQVTVVIPGKTPCLECIISDRKREINPTISAAVAFIGSIEAMEVLKIIAGMGEPLAGKILTVDLGNNVFEVTDICKRPSCKVCGHL, from the coding sequence GTGAGTTCCCGTTACGATAGGCAGCTCCCGCTTGTCGGTGAGGAAGGAATGAAAAGGATAACGAACGCAACCGTCGGAGTGATAGGATGCGGAGGGTTGGGAACGCATGTGATAACTGCGTTATCTTCTGCCGGTATCGGCAAATTGGTGATATTCGATGGTGATTCTCCAGACATCACAAATCTCAACAGACAGTTCGTCTATCACGAAGGTCAGAATGGTAAAAAAGCCGACATAATGAGATATTGGATAATGTCAGTGAATCCATCCGTGAAGGTAGAGGTCCATGCCGAACTATTGACAGATAGTAATGCCTCAATGCTTTCCGAGTGTGATATCTTGGTGGACTGTCTTGATAACATGGAATCCAGAAAGGTCCTCAACAGGTATGCTGTAAAGAGTGGCAAGACCTTGATACACGGAGGGGTTGCAAGCATGTGCGGTCAGGTAACGGTGGTGATTCCTGGAAAGACCCCTTGTCTGGAATGCATCATAAGTGACAGGAAGAGGGAGATCAATCCAACGATATCTGCTGCGGTCGCATTCATCGGATCGATAGAGGCCATGGAGGTCTTGAAGATCATTGCAGGGATGGGAGAGCCTTTGGCAGGAAAGATCCTTACTGTAGATCTCGGAAATAATGTTTTTGAGGTCACGGACATATGCAAGAGGCCATCGTGCAAGGTTTGTGGTCACCTCTAA
- a CDS encoding UPF0179 family protein produces the protein MVLITLIGEPTAKTGNRFVYLGPLTDCKECKLRNVCFNLEQGAMYEVTRIRNQTHQCMERDDLVHVVEVERVPILASIPKKQAIDGSMITYQYPKCGNIGCKNHGKCYPIGAQDGRKYSITEVQKDADCPIGEKMVFVKML, from the coding sequence ATGGTATTAATCACATTGATTGGAGAACCGACAGCAAAAACAGGCAACAGGTTCGTCTACCTTGGCCCACTGACCGATTGTAAAGAATGCAAATTGAGAAATGTGTGTTTTAATCTTGAACAAGGGGCCATGTATGAGGTTACCCGCATAAGGAACCAGACGCATCAGTGCATGGAAAGAGATGATCTGGTACATGTCGTTGAAGTGGAAAGGGTTCCTATATTAGCTTCGATACCCAAAAAACAGGCCATAGATGGGAGCATGATAACGTACCAGTATCCAAAATGCGGAAACATCGGATGCAAAAATCATGGAAAATGTTATCCCATAGGGGCACAGGACGGAAGGAAATATTCCATCACCGAGGTCCAGAAGGACGCAGATTGTCCCATTGGGGAGAAAATGGTTTTCGTTAAGATGCTCTGA
- the purC gene encoding phosphoribosylaminoimidazolesuccinocarboxamide synthase, with protein MQHVMTGKVKEVYLVDDKTLEFAYTNNISVFDKIIPSKIPHKGETLCRTAKYWFKLLSDNGIRNHYIEEPASDRMRVKRVNIIRDYSKINNKTVSYLIPLEVICRYYVAGSLLDRVKAGKVTAEQLGFPKGHIVKRGDKLPRPFMECTTKLEEHDMDLTEEEAKKMAGLTDAEYKEIMDTVLKVDKIIEKEAAKRKLIHCDGKKEFGYDENRKLMVLDTFGTLDEDRWWDADEYAKGNIVELSKEFVRQYYRETGYHAKLMAAREAGKPEPDIPPLPQDVIDRVSKLYVDMYERITGEKF; from the coding sequence ATGCAACACGTGATGACCGGAAAGGTCAAAGAGGTCTACCTCGTTGATGATAAGACGCTGGAATTCGCATATACGAACAACATCTCGGTATTCGATAAGATAATCCCATCGAAGATCCCGCACAAGGGAGAGACACTTTGCAGAACCGCAAAGTATTGGTTCAAACTCCTCAGCGACAATGGTATCAGGAACCACTATATCGAAGAGCCAGCTTCCGACAGGATGAGGGTAAAGAGGGTCAATATAATCAGAGATTATAGTAAGATAAACAATAAGACCGTCAGTTACCTGATTCCTCTTGAGGTCATATGCAGATATTACGTTGCAGGGTCGCTTCTTGATCGTGTGAAAGCAGGAAAAGTAACGGCTGAACAGCTTGGTTTTCCAAAAGGACATATTGTAAAGCGCGGAGATAAACTTCCAAGGCCATTCATGGAATGTACCACAAAACTAGAGGAACATGATATGGACCTTACTGAAGAGGAAGCCAAGAAGATGGCTGGACTCACCGATGCAGAATATAAGGAGATTATGGACACGGTCCTGAAGGTCGATAAGATCATTGAGAAAGAGGCTGCAAAGCGCAAACTCATACACTGTGACGGAAAGAAGGAATTTGGATACGACGAGAACCGTAAATTGATGGTACTCGATACATTCGGCACTTTGGATGAGGATCGTTGGTGGGATGCGGATGAGTATGCAAAGGGAAATATCGTGGAACTTTCCAAGGAATTCGTTCGTCAGTATTACCGTGAGACCGGATATCACGCAAAACTCATGGCGGCCCGTGAGGCTGGAAAGCCAGAACCCGATATACCTCCGTTGCCACAGGACGTAATAGACCGCGTCAGCAAACTATACGTGGATATGTATGAGAGGATAACCGGGGAGAAGTTCTGA
- a CDS encoding flavodoxin family protein has protein sequence MKVLIVSGGGNSKGITAQICEMVIEGLKSSGATVTFVDLTQCNIGFCTGCNRCRETGKCYIKDDMDRLMEKMSTSDLFILATPIRFSGTSSMTKKFMERFQPYWHMSNVKPFGRMAGIICGGSHNPNFDNVIHEFKSLSITMGRKWSGELRIASTDTADKESYRGKCVEWGKMIADHSKN, from the coding sequence ATGAAGGTTCTGATCGTCAGTGGCGGCGGTAACAGCAAGGGTATAACGGCTCAAATCTGCGAAATGGTCATCGAAGGATTGAAATCTTCGGGGGCCACGGTCACATTCGTAGACCTGACCCAGTGCAACATAGGATTTTGTACAGGATGCAACAGATGCAGAGAGACAGGCAAATGCTACATCAAGGACGATATGGATCGTCTGATGGAAAAGATGTCCACTTCGGACCTTTTCATTTTGGCAACACCGATAAGGTTCAGTGGAACATCTTCTATGACGAAGAAGTTCATGGAGCGTTTTCAACCATACTGGCACATGAGCAATGTCAAACCATTTGGACGCATGGCCGGTATAATATGCGGGGGCTCGCATAATCCTAATTTCGATAACGTTATACACGAGTTCAAATCCTTGAGTATAACGATGGGTCGTAAATGGTCAGGGGAATTGAGAATAGCTTCGACGGATACGGCAGACAAGGAGTCCTACAGAGGTAAATGTGTGGAATGGGGAAAGATGATAGCAGATCATTCAAAGAATTGA
- a CDS encoding CinA family protein, which yields MHSADILHNTLLEKEITVSVAESCTGGLIGYILTERPGSSGFFIGSAVTYSNDSKEKVLGVSHETLLRCGAVSPETAVEMVKGARELFESDYAVSVTGIAGPDGASEDKPVGLVFIAVTDGIRTVATENHFFGDRESIRKATAEEAISMLLEMTQT from the coding sequence TTGCACTCGGCGGACATTCTTCACAACACACTTTTAGAAAAGGAGATCACGGTCTCCGTGGCGGAATCCTGTACCGGCGGCCTTATAGGTTACATACTCACGGAAAGACCCGGTTCCTCTGGTTTCTTCATCGGCAGTGCCGTCACATATAGCAATGATTCCAAGGAAAAGGTACTGGGTGTTTCTCATGAGACATTGTTGAGATGCGGGGCGGTCAGTCCGGAGACAGCAGTGGAGATGGTCAAAGGTGCCAGGGAACTCTTCGAATCGGATTACGCTGTTTCGGTCACAGGTATCGCTGGTCCAGACGGTGCTTCGGAAGACAAGCCGGTCGGTTTGGTGTTCATTGCGGTGACTGACGGAATAAGGACCGTGGCCACTGAAAATCATTTTTTTGGGGATCGTGAAAGCATCAGAAAGGCAACTGCCGAAGAGGCGATATCCATGCTTCTGGAGATGACGCAGACGTGA
- a CDS encoding nicotinamide-nucleotide adenylyltransferase, with the protein MKSYDDRSLVIGRFQPFHNGHLEVIRKCAAESKGLVIGIGSAQYSHEPDNPFTAGERYLMIDEALKEAGVRNYCLLPIEDLNRYSVWVSHVVSMAPPFKSVYSNNPFTRRLFSEAGFELRDSPLYAREVYSGTTVRQRMIDGDDWRSLVPDAVAKVIDNIDGVGRIRSISGGD; encoded by the coding sequence ATGAAGAGCTATGACGATCGTTCATTGGTGATAGGTAGATTCCAGCCGTTTCATAATGGACATCTTGAGGTCATTCGCAAATGTGCCGCGGAATCCAAGGGCCTCGTGATTGGTATCGGAAGCGCTCAATATTCGCACGAACCAGATAATCCTTTCACAGCAGGAGAGAGATACCTGATGATTGATGAGGCCCTTAAGGAGGCCGGGGTGAGGAATTACTGTCTATTGCCTATAGAGGACCTCAACAGGTACTCTGTATGGGTCTCTCACGTCGTATCCATGGCTCCTCCGTTCAAGAGTGTGTACAGCAACAATCCGTTCACGAGACGTCTATTCAGCGAAGCAGGGTTCGAATTAAGGGATTCTCCACTGTATGCAAGAGAGGTCTACTCAGGTACGACGGTCAGACAGAGGATGATCGACGGAGACGACTGGCGTTCATTGGTTCCCGATGCGGTGGCAAAGGTCATCGACAACATCGACGGGGTCGGAAGGATAAGATCGATATCTGGAGGAGATTGA
- a CDS encoding NAD(P)-dependent glycerol-1-phosphate dehydrogenase, which yields MMNSFNKAKNMEFPRSVRIGHDKILESGDICKDLQFGKNGTIITGDITYKAAGKTVEDLITEKKFNVQVIITDNATPENVETAVAICKENKSKFIVAVGGGSKIDISKIVASRLNIPFVSIPTSVAHDGIASDRASLKMDKGAKSIAAVSPMGIIADSSIINQAPYRYLAAGCADVISNLTALKDWDFAVKMRNVEFSSSGYYISKFAAENLIDNAQLIKPHFEESVWMVMRPIIASGVSMCIAGSSRPTSGSEHMFSHALDLLHPSSALHGEQCGIGTIMMMKLHGDNWHRIRDALATIGAPTTAKQLGIPEQHIIDALVAAKDIRKDRFTILGDWGLTEEAAENLARSTGVI from the coding sequence ATTATGAATTCGTTCAATAAAGCTAAAAATATGGAGTTTCCAAGAAGCGTAAGAATCGGCCACGACAAGATCCTTGAGTCAGGGGACATCTGCAAGGACCTTCAATTCGGCAAGAACGGAACCATAATCACCGGTGACATAACGTACAAAGCTGCTGGAAAGACGGTGGAAGACCTTATTACCGAGAAGAAATTCAATGTACAGGTAATCATAACAGATAACGCGACGCCTGAGAATGTAGAAACGGCCGTAGCCATCTGTAAAGAGAACAAATCCAAGTTCATAGTCGCCGTTGGCGGAGGAAGCAAAATTGACATTTCCAAAATAGTGGCCAGCAGACTCAACATACCTTTTGTAAGCATACCCACATCCGTCGCACATGACGGCATTGCTTCCGACAGGGCATCACTCAAGATGGATAAAGGTGCCAAATCTATTGCTGCCGTCTCGCCGATGGGCATAATAGCAGATTCGTCCATAATCAATCAGGCACCATATCGCTATCTGGCAGCGGGGTGCGCAGACGTGATATCGAATCTCACTGCGTTGAAGGACTGGGACTTTGCCGTAAAGATGAGAAATGTCGAATTCAGCAGTTCAGGTTATTATATTTCAAAATTTGCGGCTGAGAATCTGATTGATAATGCTCAGCTTATCAAACCCCACTTTGAAGAAAGTGTTTGGATGGTGATGAGGCCCATCATCGCATCTGGTGTATCCATGTGCATAGCAGGAAGTTCGAGACCCACCAGCGGTTCTGAACACATGTTCTCACATGCATTGGACCTCCTTCACCCAAGCAGTGCCCTGCATGGAGAACAATGCGGAATAGGTACAATAATGATGATGAAACTTCATGGAGACAACTGGCATAGGATAAGGGATGCTTTAGCGACCATCGGTGCACCTACGACCGCCAAACAGCTCGGCATTCCTGAACAGCACATCATCGATGCTCTTGTTGCCGCCAAAGATATCAGGAAGGACAGGTTCACCATACTCGGAGACTGGGGACTCACAGAGGAAGCTGCGGAAAATCTGGCACGTTCCACAGGCGTGATCTGA